In Lates calcarifer isolate ASB-BC8 linkage group LG23, TLL_Latcal_v3, whole genome shotgun sequence, a single genomic region encodes these proteins:
- the qrfprb gene encoding pyroglutamylated RF-amide peptide receptor — protein MAAASTDSGQGSIRITPEVLQEMLQYYNLSRQEFINTYNIEPLIYIPELPYSAKTTFVIMYVVIFVLALAGNSLVIYIIVKKRAIQTATDIFICSLAVSDLLITFFCIPFTLLQNISSEWFGGVLVCKTVPFVQTTAIVTGILTMTCIAIERYQGIVFPLKMRRQYSSKRAYKMLGLVWITSVIVGSPMLFVQQLEVKYDFLYDNYHVCCQESWHSLTHRQAYTTFIMVALFLLPLAAMLFLYTRIGIELWIRNRVGDSSVLNTMNHREINKISKKKKRAVKMMVTIVLLFTICWAPFHTVHMLFEYYDLEKKYDGVKLNMIIAIVQAIGFFNSFNNPIVYAFMNENFKKSCVSTLSHCIRKPNPQGDVVVAPKLTVQFIKPQSREAFLESDEGNSSKQHSAEKGPSSSSHGESSLEIIGEKISTIQTELPVNSSSQIK, from the exons ATGGCGGCAGCTTCGACAGATTCGGGGCAAGGGTCCATCAGAATAACTCCTGAAGTGCTGCAAGAGATGCTCCAGTACTACAACCTGAGCCGCCAGGAGTTTATCAACACTTACAACATCGAGCCCCTTATCTACATCCCCGAGTTACCGTACAGCGCTAAAACCACCTTCGTGATCATGTACGTGGTCATTTTCGTCCTGGCTCTGGCTGGAAATAGTTTGGTCATATACATAATTGTAAAGAAACGAGCGATACAGACGGCgacagatatttttatttgctctctgGCTGTCAGCGACCTGCTCATCACTTTCTTCTGCATACCTTTCACTTTGCTGCAGAACATCTCTTCTGAATGGTTCGGGG GAGTTCTGGTTTGCAAGACAGTTCCCTTTGTACAGACCACAGCCATAGTGACAGGCATCCTCACTATGACCTGCATTGCCATTGAGAGGTACCAGGGCATTGTCTTCCCGCTGAAAATGAGGAGGCAGTACTCGTCCAAAAGAGCATACAAAATGCTAG GGCTTGTATGGATTACCTCAGTGATAGTGGGTTCACCAATGCTGTTTGTGCAACAGCTGGAG GTGAAATATGACTTCTTGTATGATAATTACCACGTGTGCTGTCAGGAAAGTTGGCACTCTCTGACTCACAGGCAGGCGTACACCACCTTCATTATGGTGGCTCTTTTCCTGCTCCCTTTGGCAGCCATGCTGTTCCTCTACACGCGAATTGGCATTGAGTTGTGGATCCGCAACAGGGTGGGCGACTCCTCAGTCCTCAACACGATGAACCACAGGGAGATCAACAAGATCTCAAA aaaaaagaaaagagccgTTAAAATGATGGTCACCATTGTTTTGTTATTCACCATTTGCTGGGCACCATTCCACACAGTTCACATGCTGTTTGAGTACT ATGACCTAGAGAAGAAATATGATGGAGTCAAACTTAACATGATCATCGCCATTGTTCAGGCCATTGGGTTCTTCAACAGCTTCAACAATCCCATCGTGTACGCTTTCATGAACGAGAACTTCAAGAAAAGCTGCGTCTCTACCCTCTCCCACTGCATCAGAAAACCTAATCCTCAGGGTGACGTCGTGGTGGCGCCCAAACTGACCGTGCAGTTCATCAAACCCCAAAGCAGGGAAGCCTTCCTGGAGTCAGACGAAGGCAATAGCTCAAAGCAACACTCAGCAGAGAAAGGCCCTTCAAGTTCATCACATGGGGAGAGCTCCCTTGAAATAATTGGAGAAAAAATCTCCACCATCCAAACAGAGCTCCCTGTAAACAGCTCCtctcaaatcaaatga
- the tbata gene encoding protein TBATA: protein MSIIQSLDSRGTTGRRSQTTQVPFSTEFTKMLTKSSPRFGALSHHSFFSRHNPHPHRVKHIQGLNGRPVCMVRDDWFVTSSLFPHPLLKGHVLRKAVDTSFGFPLAQNLNGVRKNKCALFSEAWRDELKELAAKISSSSQAQKDKKEDQPQEDFARRKTQYSAETGRIIPPPSKSYQRRPLSQHLIYPQPFHDQELMVLELLCQILQTDSLSTVQQWLLLAGQREKDLVMGMIKQALDGVDLSGHHQQNLQQLQAFHPGAPASAHNLPWRKPQRTCSYNGNRTSSYDKPERFGDAEVLEVHAEAQCHLQDDPLPNTDSV, encoded by the exons ATGTCAATAATACAAAGTCTAGACTCTCGGGGGACGACAGGACGGAGGAGTCAAACTACTCAGGTACCATTCAGCACTGAATTTACCAAGATGCTGACAAAGAGCAGTCCACGCTTTGGTGCCTTGAGTCATCACTCATTTTTCTCCCGACACAACCCTCATCCACACAGGGTGAAGCACATTCAAG GACTCAACGGTAGGCCCGTTTGCATGGTGAGAGATGATTGGTTTGTCACCTCATCATTATTTCCTCATCCACTTCTCAAGGGCCACGTCCTCAGGAAAGCAGTGGACACATCTTTTGGTTTTCCGCTTGCTCAGAATCTTAATGGAGTTCGTAAAAACAAATGTg cacTATTTTCTGAGGCCTGGAGAGATGAACTTAAAGAACTCGCTGCAAAAATCAGCTCATCCTCTCAAgcacaaaaggacaaaaaagag GACCAACCACAGGAAGACTTTGCCCGTCGAAAGACGCAATATTCAGCTGAAACTGGGAGAATCATCCCTCCACCCAGCAAGTCTTATCAGCGCAGACCCCTTTCCCAGCACCTGATTTATCCTCAGCCCTTCCATGACCAAGAACTCATG GTGTTGGAGCTACTTTGTCAGATCCTGCAGACAGATTCCCTGTCCACAGTCCAACAGTGGCTTCTGCTTGCAGGCCAAAGAG AGAAAGACCTGGTGATGGGGATGATCAAACAAGCACTGGATGGTGTCGACCTCTCAGGCCATCATCAGCAGaacctccagcagctccaggcttTTCATCCCGGAGCACCTGCGTCTGCACACAACCTGCCGTGGAGGAAACCACAGAGAACATG CTCATACAACGGGAACCGAACTTCCAGCTATGACAAACCAG AGAGGTTTGGAGATGCAGAGGTCCTTGAAGTCCATGCAGAAGCTCAGTGTCATCTCCAAGATGATCCACTTCCGAATACAGATAGTGTATAG
- the star2 gene encoding LOW QUALITY PROTEIN: steroidogenic acute regulatory protein, mitochondrial (The sequence of the model RefSeq protein was modified relative to this genomic sequence to represent the inferred CDS: deleted 2 bases in 2 codons): MLPAVVKLCCGISYPHLRSMTGLQRTAVAVIGQEITHLQRWGQIQHHNRTPAGLNPNEPKPEDSKPVPAKEDQLFYTQQGQEAMRKALSMLEDKEGWKVEIAEANGDVICSKVMPGARKVFRLEAILEASVDELYNLLFIRVEEMHQWNPSIQHIKVLKHVGPETIVTHEVSAETAGNLIGQRDFLSVRHSCKQKSSVYLGGAAIQLESFPPQAGFVRAEDGPTCIIIQALDGDRRRSHFTWLLNMDVKGWLPKSIVNQALPRAQLDFTRHLRRRLTASTTLG; encoded by the exons ATGCTGCCTGCTGTTGTGAAGCTCTGCTGTGGAATCTCATACCCACATCTGAGGAGTATGACAG GACTTCAGCGCACAGCTGTGGCAGTGATAGGCCAGGAGATCACACACCTGCAGCGATGGGGACAAATCCAACATCACAATAGAACGCCTGCTGGTTTAAATCccaatg AGCCCAAACCAGAAGACAGT AAGCCTGTGCCAGCGAAAGAAGATCAGCTGTTCTACACACAACAGGGCCAAGAAGCAATGAGGAAGGCTCTTAGCATGTTGGAGGAC AAGGAGGGGTGGAAGGTCGAGATCGCAGAG GCCAATGGGGATGTGATCTGTAGCAAAGTGATGCCGGGGGCCAGGAAGGTCTTCAGGCTGGAAGCGATCCTGGAGGCAAGTGTGGATGAGCTCTACAACCTCCTGTTCATCAGAGTGGAGGAGATGCACCAGTGGAACCCGAGCATACAGCACATTAAA GTTCTGAAGCACGTTGGACCTGAAACGATTGTCACTCACGAGGTTTCAGCCGAGACAGCGGGAAATCTGATTGGCCAAAGAGATTTCCTGAGTGTCAGACACAGTTGCAAACAAAAGTCCAGCGTTTATCTTGGAGGAGCAGCGATTCAGCTGGAGTCGTTCCCACCTCAGGCAGGCTTTGTGAG AGCCGAGGATGGACCAACCTGTATAATCATACAGGCTTTGGATGGGGATAGAAGAAGAAGCCACTTCACGTGGCTTCTAAATATGGATGTGAAG GGCTGGCTGCCAAAGTCCATCGTCAATCAGGCTTTGCCCCGAGCACAGCTGGATTTCACCAGGCACCTGCGCAGACGGCTCACAGCAAGCACCACCCTGGGCTGA